A single region of the Brassica rapa cultivar Chiifu-401-42 chromosome A03, CAAS_Brap_v3.01, whole genome shotgun sequence genome encodes:
- the LOC103856045 gene encoding exocyst complex component EXO70B1 — protein sequence MEKNDDKDPDLHHDDDHNDKSKEEEKGDTVSDDVDVDKKENVDVSNAETDHVDPGDNADKVNSPLGQEEAPPEIPQTIESLSEELDQLLTSLSLHKEEHKDVTEEEKGEDGNYFQIPQFVGKFLDLFEDKLSKHDTVDPKTTWYQDPEEVSSLLEAVDRVSKLMELLLNTKSCLDHHESLINHAGSIQQRAMAFFEDEFRVLLEESVIKEPAVVTEDQQDHHNDSQDQDNVNNVPEGGDEKIEYPGYSEEMVVLLRKIVERMKGAGYGCECKEAYLVGRRNILMRTLKQECEFEKVSIDEVQKMSWGELEREIPIWNKTVKDCSSLFFPGELKLAEKIFPGDEGSLFNIVTHGLAIQFLGFAEAVAMTRRSTEKLFKILDIYETLRDGFPAIEELFTEELRSELRSEVTSARSRLGETAINIFSDLENSIKSDSSKTPVPGGAVHPLTRYTMNYLKYSCEYKGTLEQVFKSHSKMEEEESTERAFANQLMRIMDLLDGNMEAKSKLYKDIPLSCIFMMNNGRYIVQKIKGSAEIHEVMGDTWCRKRSSELRTYHKNYQRETWGKLLGFLGHEGLMHNNKIVKPNLKERFKSFNATFDEIHKTQTTWVVNDEQLQSELRVSITAVMIPAYRAFMARFGQYLDPGRQTEKYVKYQPEDIEDLIDQLFEGNTSSSSTATAKRRT from the coding sequence ATGGAGAAGAACGACGACAAGGACCCTGATCTTCATCATGATGATGATCATAATGACAAATCTAAGGAAGAGGAGAAAGGAGACACCGTTTCAGATGATGTCGATGTTGATAAAAAAGAAAATGTCGATGTTAGTAATGCTGAGACAGATCACGTCGATCCAGGAGACAATGCCGACAAGGTTAACTCACCATTAGGACAGGAAGAAGCACCACCAGAGATTCCTCAAACCATCGAGTCCTTATCCGAAGAGCTCGACCAGCTTCTCACGAGCCTCTCCCTTCACAAAGAGGAGCACAAAGACGTCACCGAGGAGGAGAAAGGAGAGGATGGTAATTATTTTCAGATCCCACAGTTCGTTGGCAAGTTCTTGGATCTCTTCGAGGACAAACTCTCCAAACACGACACCGTCGACCCTAAAACGACGTGGTATCAAGATCCAGAGGAGGTCTCTTCTCTTCTCGAAGCTGTTGATCGTGTCTCAAAGCTTATGGAGCTGTTGCTCAACACCAAATCTTGTTTGGACCATCACGAGTCGTTGATCAACCACGCTGGATCGATCCAGCAGCGTGCAATGGCCTTCTTCGAAGACGAGTTCCGTGTCCTTTTAGAAGAGTCTGTGATCAAGGAGCCTGCGGTGGTCACGGAGGATCAACAAGATCACCACAACGACTCGCAAGATCAGGACAATGTAAACAACGTTCCTGAAGGCGGCGATGAGAAGATTGAATACCCTGGCTACTCGGAAGAGATGGTTGTCTTGCTGAGGAAGATAGTGGAGAGGATGAAAGGAGCAGGGTACGGATGCGAGTGCAAAGAGGCTTACTTGGTCGGGAGAAGGAACATCTTGATGCGTACGTTGAAACAAGAGTGTGAGTTTGAGAAAGTTAGCATAGACGAGGTGCAGAAGATGAGCTGGGGGGAGCTTGAGAGAGAGATACCTATCTGGAACAAGACTGTTAAAGACTGCTCCTCCCTCTTTTTCCCTGGGGAGCTCAAACTCGCGGAGAAGATCTTCCCAGGGGACGAGGGGAGCTTGTTCAACATCGTCACGCACGGGCTAGCCATCCAGTTCTTGGGCTTCGCCGAGGCCGTGGCCATGACCAGACGGTCCACCGAGAAGCTCTTCAAGATCCTTGACATCTACGAGACTCTTAGAGACGGCTTCCCAGCCATTGAGGAGCTCTTCACTGAAGAGCTCCGCAGCGAGCTGAGGAGCGAGGTGACCAGCGCTCGCTCCCGCTTAGGAGAGACAGCTATTAACATATTCTCGGATCTCGAGAACTCTATCAAATCAGATTCTAGCAAGACCCCTGTGCCAGGGGGCGCGGTGCACCCCCTCACCAGGTACACCATGAACTACCTCAAGTACTCGTGCGAATACAAAGGCACGTTGGAGCAAGTGTTCAAGTCTCACTCCaagatggaggaggaggagtctACGGAGAGAGCCTTTGCGAACCAGCTGATGAGGATCATGGACCTGTTAGACGGGAACATGGAGGCTAAGTCGAAGCTCTACAAAGACATACCACTGAGCTGCATCTTCATGATGAACAACGGGAGATACATAGTGCAGAAGATCAAAGGCTCTGCAGAGATACACGAGGTGATGGGAGACACATGGTGCAGGAAGAGGTCGTCCGAGCTGAGGACTTATCACAAGAACTACCAGAGAGAGACGTGGGGGAAGCTGCTGGGATTCTTGGGGCACGAGGGGCTGATGCACAACAACAAGATAGTGAAGCCTAATTTGAAGGAGAGGTTCAAGAGCTTTAATGCGACGTTCGACGAGATACACAAGACGCAGACCACTTGGGTGGTTAATGATGAGCAGCTGCAGAGTGAGCTGAGGGTTTCTATAACCGCGGTGATGATACCTGCCTATAGGGCCTTCATGGCTAGGTTTGGACAGTACTTGGATCCTGGTCGTCAGACAGAGAAGTATGTTAAGTACCAGCCTGAGGATATAGAGGATCTCATCGACCAGCTCTTTGAAGGCAACACTTCCTCCTCTTCAACCGCCACCGCCAAGCGAAGAACGTAG
- the LOC103856046 gene encoding probable alpha-mannosidase At5g13980, which yields MDLSKFLCWVVLLLGIFSSRVESRYMVYNTSHTMVQGKLNVHVVPHSHDDVGWLKTVDQYYVGSNNSIQVACVQNVLDSIVPALLADKNRRFIYVEQAFFQRWWNEQSEEIKTIVKGLIRSGQLEHINGGMCMHDEAAPHYIDMIDQTTLGHRFIIREFNVTPRIGWQIDPFGHSAVQAYLLGAGVGFDSVFFGRIDYQDREKRKGDKSLEVVWRGSKSLGSSSQIFAGAFPKNYEPPPGGFYYEITDDSPVVQDDPDLFDYNVQERVNAFVAAALDQANITRTNHIMFTMGTDFRYQYAHTWFRQMDKLLHYVNLDGRVNALYSTPSIYTDAKHAANEAWPLKTEDYFPYADRINAYWTGYFTSRPALKRYVRVMSGYYLAARQLEFFKGRSEKGPNTDSLADALAIAQHHDAVSGTSKQHVANDYAKRLAIGYVEAESVVATSLAHLTKLDPATFKQCLLLNISYCPASEINLSEGKSLTVLAYNPLGWKRVDIVRLPVVDGEIAVHDSEGHEVESQLVPFTDEYAALRSYHVEAYLGHAPTQVPKYWLVFSVSVPPLGFTTYTISSAKKTGGYSSKSHVSRYQNGEQSTVDVGHEHLKLSFSTDQGKGINYYNSRISMTEPLKQTFSYYSSYNGTNDKEPQNSGAYVFRPNGTFPIKPEGQVPLTVIRGPLVDEVHQQINPWISQVTRVYKGKEHVEVEFIVGNIPIKDGVGKEVVTQISSSLKSDKTFYTDSSGRDYIKRIRDYRSDWKLEVNQPVAGNYYPINHGIYLQDSQKEFSVMVDRAIGGSSIVDGQVELMLHRRLLLDDSRGVAESLNETTCVKDKCTGLTIQGKYYYRIDPSGEGAKWRRTFGQEIYSPLLLAFAHQDDGKPMSFGAASFSGIDSSYSLPDNVALLTLQELDDGNVLLRLAHLYEVGEDKDLSGVATVELKKLFPGKKIAKVTEMSLSANQERSVMEKKRLVWKVEGEGSSEEMKNVKRGREIDPRKLVMELYPMEIRTVLIRLERPPSHSHVYRFDA from the exons ATGGATCTTTCCAAGTTTCTCTGTTGGGTTGTTTTGCTACTGGGAATCTTCTCCTCAAGGGTGGAATCAAGATACATGGTCTACAATACTTCACATACCATGGTCCAAGGTAAACTTAATGTCCATGTGGTTCCTCACTCCCACGATGATGTTGGTTGGCTCAAGACTGTTGATCAGTACTATGTCGGCTCTAACAACTCTATCCAG GTTGCTTGTGTTCAGAATGTGCTGGATTCAATTGTTCCTGCCTTGCTGGCTGATAAGAACCGCAGATTCATTTATGTTGAACAG GCGTTTTTTCAGCGATGGTGGAATGAACAAAGTGAGGAAATCAAAACCATTGTGAAGGGACTTATCCGCTCAGGCCAGCTAGAGCACAT AAACGGTGGTATGTGTATGCATGATGAAGCAGCGCCACACTACATAGACATGATTGACCAGACGACTCTCGGGCATCGTTTCATCATCAGAGAGTTCAATGTGACTCCAAGAATCGGTTGGCAGATTGATCCCTTTGGACATTCTGCAGTGCAGGCTTACTTGCTAGGCGCTGGA GTTGGATTCGACTCAGTCTTTTTTGGTCGGATAGATTACCAAGATAGGGAGAAGCGTAAAGGGGACAAGAGCCTTGAAGTTGTCTGGCGAGGCTCCAAGAGTCTCGGCTCTTCTTCACAGATATTTGCTGGTGCTTTCCCTAAGAACTATGAACCTCCACCTGGTGGCTTCTACTATGAAATCACCGATGATTCCCCCGTTGTCCAA GATGATCCGGACCTGTTTGATTACAATGTTCAAGAGCGAGTGAATGCCTTTGTAGCTGCAGCTTTAGATCAG GCCAACATTACTCGAACGAATCACATCATGTTCACAATGGGAACAGATTTTAGGTACCAGTATGCACACACCTGGTTTCGACAAATGGACAAGCTTCTTCACTATGTTAACCTC GATGGGCGTGTCAATGCTCTCTACTCTACTCCTTCCATATATACAGATGCAAAACACGCGGCGAATGAGGCTTGGCCTCTGAAAACAGAGGATTATTTTCC TTATGCAGACCGTATAAATGCTTACTGGACTGGATATTTTACAAGTAGGCCAGCACTTAAGCGTTATGTCAGAGTGATGAGTGGCTACTACTTG GCGGCAAGGCAACTCGAGTTTTTCAAAGGGAGAAGTGAGAAGGGTCCGAATACAGATTCGTTAGCAGATGCCCTAGCTATTGCTCAGCATCATGACGCTGTTTCTGGTACATCGAAACAGCATGTGGCTAATGATTATGCCAAAAGACTGGCAATAGGCTATGTTGAG GCTGAGAGTGTGGTTGCTACTTCTCTTGCTCATTTGACTAAACTAGATCCTGCAACGTTCAAACAG TGTTTGCTGCTGAACATAAGTTACTGCCCCGCAAGCGAAATCAACTTATCCGAGGGGAAAAGTTTG acCGTATTGGCTTATAACCCACTTGGATGGAAGCGAGTGGACATTGTCCGGCTTCCT GTTGTGGACGGAGAAATTGCGGTGCATGACTCTGAGGGACACGAAGTTGAGTCTCAACTCGTTCCATTTACGGATGAATATGCGGCGTTAAGGAGCTATCACGTGGAGGCGTACTTAGGTCATGCCCCTACGCAGGTGCCAAAGTATTGGCTTGTGTTTTCGGTTTCTGTGCCTCCTCTTGGTTTCACTACTTACACTATCTCCAGTGCTAAGAAAACAG GTGGATATTCTAGCAAATCACATGTCTCCAGATACCAAAACGGCGAACAATCAACTGTTGACGTTGGTCATGAGCATCTGAAGCTTAGTTTCTCCACTGATCAAGGGAAAGGAATCAATTATTATAACAGCAGAATCTCG ATGACAGAACCACTAAAACAGACGTTTAGCTACTACTCTTCATACAATGGAACAAATGACAAAGAACCTCAG AACTCGGGTGCGTATGTTTTCCGTCCAAATGGCACATTCCCAATCAAACCGGAAGGACAG GTTCCTTTGACTGTTATACGTGGGCCACTGGTGGATGAAGTTCATCAACAAATAAATCCGTGGATCTCTCAG GTCACTAGAGTTTACAAGGGCAAGGAGCATGTGGAAGTTGAATTTATT GTTGGTAACATACCGATTAAAGATGGAGTTGGCAAAGAAGTCGTGACCCAGATCTCAAGCTCCCTGAAAAGTGACAAGACTTTCTACACAGACTCAAGTGGCCGTGACTATATCAAAAGG ATCCGTGATTATCGGTCAGACTGGAAGCTAGAAGTCAACCAACCTGTTGCAGGAAACTACTACCCG ATAAATCATGGAATATACCTGCAAGACAGTCAGAAGGAGTTCTCAGTGATGGTGGACAGAGCGATTGGAGGGTCGAGCATTGTGGACGGACAAGTTGAGCTTATGCTTCATAG GAGACTGCTCCTAGATGACTCTAGAGGTGTAGCTGAGTCTCTGAACGAGACAACGTGTGTTAAAGACAAGTGTACTGGACTAACT ATCCAAGGAAAATATTACTATAGAATCGATCCATCTGGAGAAGGTGCAAAATGGCGAAGAACTTTCGGACAAGAGATCTACTCCCCACTCCTCTTGGCCTTTGCTCATCAG GATGATGGAAAGCCGATGAGTTTTGGTGCAGCATCATTCTCGGGGATTGATTCATCCTACAGTTTACCAGACAATGTCGCACTTCTTACTCTTCAG GAACTGGATGATGGGAACGTGCTCCTGCGTCTAGCTCATCTTTACGAg GTGGGAGAGGACAAAGATCTCTCAGGAGTGGCAACAGTGGAACTGAAGAAGCTATTCCCCGGCAAAAAG ATAGCGAAAGTGACTGAGATGAGCCTGTCAGCAAACCAAGAAAGAAGCgtgatggagaagaagaggTTGGTGTGGAAAGTAGAAGGTGAAGGATCTAGTGAAGAAATGAAGAATGtgaagagaggaagagaaatAGATCCAAGAAAGCTAGTGATGGAGCTTTACCCTATGGAGATTAGGACAGTGTTGATCCGCTTGGAGCGTCCACCTTCCCACTCTCACGTATACAGATTCGATGCTTGA
- the LOC103856047 gene encoding NAC domain-containing protein 41: MEVEKSIMVNGGMKLPVGYRFHPTEQELILHYLLPKAFASPLPSSIIPVFDVFFSHPLTFPGDQKERQRYFFCKKRQEVSSNDHRIKISSGNGYWKPIRKERDITACGRTVGIRRTLVFRGTNNSSSSSNKTRWCMTEYCLAGFSSTKVFGEWAVYKVYKRKEPKGRRQRKPRVRDAEEEEFTIGSNHEFGPPPPSPPTSADESGSII, from the exons ATGGAGGTGGAGAAGAGTATAATGGTCAATGGAGGCATGAAGTTACCAGTTGGATACAGATTTCACCCAACAGAGCAGGAGCTCATCCTTCATTACTTGCTCCCAAAGGCCTTTGCTTCTCCTTTGCCTTCCTCCATCATCCCTGTCTTTGACGTTTTCTTCTCTCATCCTCTCACTTTCCCAG ggGATCAAAAGGAGAGGCAGAGGTACTTCTTTTGCAAGAAGAGACAAGAAGTCTCAAGTAATGACCATAGAATCAAGATTTCATCTGGTAACGGTTATTGGAAACCTATCAGGAAAGAAAGAGACATCACTGCTTGTGGTAGAACAGTTGGGATTAGAAGAACACTTGTTTTCCGTGGAACAAACAATTCTTCTTCTAGTTCCAACAAAACCAGATGGTGCATGACAGAGTATTGCCTTGCTGGGTTTTCATCAACTAAG GTGTTTGGAGAATGGGCGGTGTACAAAGTGTATAAGAGGAAAGAACCAAAAGGAAGAAGACAGAGGAAACCAAGAGTGAGAgatgctgaagaagaagaatttaCTATTGGGTCCAATCATGAATTTGGTCCTCCACCGCCATCTCCTCCTACCTCAGCTGATGAGTCAGGGAGCATTATTTAA